The segment GATGAAGAATCTCAGAACTTTCTGCTGtggatggctttgagccatgatcctcagatctcagccttctgagtagttaggattatagctgtAAACCACTGGTGTTAAGcttaagactttttaaaaaatgcttgtcctgggatttgaactcagtaattgggtacttttttttctttaggctagtactctaccacttgaaccacagctctacttccagttttgtggtagatttcttttggagaaaagaatctaatagactttcctgtccagagaggttttgaaccaagatcctcagacctcagcctcctaagcagctaggattataagtgtgagccactggcaatcccccacccccagtcaaggggcttgcactctgggcctgggtgctgtccctgagctcttcagatcaaggtttgtgctctaccacttgagccacagtgccacttctgtttttctggtggttaattggagataagagtctcatgaactttcctggccaggctgactttgaacctcgatcctcagatctcagcttcctgagtagctaggattacaaatgtgagccaaaggcatctggctttttttttttttttaattttaagaatataaagttagggctgggaatatggtttagtggtagagtgcttgcctagcatgcatgaagccctgggatcaattcctcggtaccacataaacagaaaaagctggtggaagtggcgctgtggctcaagtggtagagtgctagcctcaagcaaaagaagttgaaggacagtgccctggccccaagttgaagcctcaggattggcaaaaaaattttacaaaaagaatatgaggtgggctgggaatgtagcttagaagtagagtgcttgtctagcatgcatgaagccctgggttcgattatgaagccctgggttcgattcctcagtaccatatcaacagaaaaagccagaagtactactgtggctaaagtggtagagcgctagccttgagcacagagaggctcagggacagagtccaggccctgagttcaagctccaggactggaaaaaataaagatagaaagCTGGTTAAGTTCATGCTTCATGCTGATCCCtaaactacttgggaagctgaaatgggggggatttcaattcaaagccaactcagctGTAAAGTTCAAAAGATCTCTTTCTCAACAAAGGGCTGggagtggtggtacatgcttgttaTTCTAGGTACATGGGGAGGCTAACTTATGTAGACCACACCCACACATATGCCAAGGCAGGAGTCAAATTTCTATCTCAAAATTAAACAGCAAGCTGGGTACCAAttgcttattcctgtaatcttagctactcaggagactgagttctgaggattgaggttcacagGCAGCCTATTATTAGGGgatgttctttttctccttttttttttttttttttgaggctctggggcttgaactcaggacttgggtattGTTTCTGAGGGCTCTATCTACCACTTAGGCTACACCTCGACCACCTGCtttctttggtgcttaattggaggtgagtcttatggatttcctgTTTGGCTGGCTTCTGActgaaatctcagcttcctgagtagctaggactacaggagtgagtACCAGCACCCAACAAGATatattcttatctgcaattaactggaaaaaaaacggagtggagttgtgattcaagtggtaaagcaccagctttgaatgaaaaagttaaagccctgagttcaaacctcattagcAGCACATACATACAGACCACCTGAAacccaaaatcaaacaaacaaaacctctttACCAAATAGTAACATTTTCTAAAATGACAGTACAATATTAAATCAGGAAAATGAAATTCAGTGATCTGCTTCATATTTCACCAGTTTCTACATGCACTTATGTgtagtatatgtgcatatgtccTATGCAACTTATCACATGTAGATTGTGTCAGCACCACAGTCAAAATACAAAAGGATTCTATCACACAACTCTTTTCTATTGATCCTTAGCAACCAATACTCTGTTCTCTGACTCCATAATTATAGATGTCATTTAATTTTGAGCATGATTTGAAAACTGGTGAGACAGGAAACTCAGCTCATATAAATCTATGTGCTGCTAATGTTTATGGCAGTAGCACTCTTTGGGAGACAAATATACAATTATTCCTTTTTGCTTACTGCTTCTGACTTCTTCAGGAACATTTTCTACTGCTGTATACTATTCTAGAGTGGGAAACTTACCCTGCCTTTTTAATGAAGAAGCAACAACAGGCTTTTTTAGGCCACTCTTCCTTAGACTGCTGCTCACTGCATCTTGAGGAATTAGTGACCTATTCATTTGTGCACCTAAATCACAGATtattaaagtaattaaaaatatgtttgtgGAATATATAAATTGATTTGACATTAATTCTAAAGAGTATGAAACAAGCTGAGTAAGAtggctcaaccctgtaatcccagctatatgggaggAAAAGAtgggggattgtggtttgaagccaacctgggcaaaaggaAGTTGACTggggtggcacacacctgttatccttgCTATGGGGGAAGTACAATGGTTAATCAAAGGGACATGCACCTTAGCCCAAGTCACACAGGAAAgaaagcacaagtaggaagatcacaaccCTCCAGCCTGGACATAAAATGGAGGCCCTACCTTGAAAACAACCAGTGTAAAAAggggttcaagtagtaaagcacttgcccagcaagcacaaatccctgagttcaatttccatttttttttttttttttttttggccagtcctggggcttggactcagggcctgagcactgtccctggcttcttcttgctcaaggctagcactctgccacttgagccacagcgccacttctggccgttttctgtatatgtggtgctgaggaattgaacccagggcctcatgtatacgagtcaagcactcttgtcactaggccatatccccagcccccaatttccattatttaaaaaagagtctAAAGCATAAAGTATTTGCTAATTTCAAGGTTAGCATCACACTTTCTAGAAGGAAATCAGCCTTATCCTTTATactcaaaatttaaattttttatgctGTTTATAGAATATTGAGggtgaaaatagaaatgaaaggaagacaaTAATTCacccattgttcttttttttggccagtcctggggcttggactcaggacctgagcactgtccctggcttctctttttgctcaaggctggcactctgccacttgagccacagcgccacttctggccattttctgcatatgtggtgctggggaattgaacccagggcctcatgtatacaaggcaagcactcttgccactaggccatatccccagcccctcacccatTGTTCTTACCTGTCAGAATAATCATAATTAACTCTCTGATGAGCCATCTTCTTAGCTtgttttgctgcttttttttttggggggggaggggactagccatggggcttgaactcagggcctaagccctgtccctaagctcttttgctccagggtagcactctaccacttggagtgacagcactacttctggtttttgagtggttatttggagataagagtctcacagggacttttctgcctgggctggctttgaaccacaatcctcaaatctcagcctcctgagtagctaggattataggcatgagccactagtgcccagctgctTTTTTGATTTTAGTAGCTATAATTATACTAAGGTTAtcagattagaaaaaaaattcttttgaatgTAGATAATAATTTTTTAGACTAAGTATATTCTAAATATTAAGTTTGAAACAGTTATACtaaaaatagttatttaaaaTTCAAGGTCTATTGAGCATTCTGTGTTTCATGAGGCTTAAGTGTAACCTAAACATGTCTCTCCAATAAGGGTTGGGGGAGTTGGTCAGTGGCagactgtttgcctagcatggcaggccctgagttcaatccctagcactgtaAAAGTAAAATGAGCAAAGATTACACATAATTGCTGAGGTTCAGTGAAAGATATAAAGCTTAGTAGAATAATGTCCAAAGACAAtatcaccaaacaaacaaaactggctCTCACCAGACACTtcatccttcttcctcttctttggcTTAGAGGCAGCAGTCTCACAAGCTGATACAGTTGATTCTGAGTGGCAACCTAATTGGGGCACAAGAGTCTCTCTgagacctaaaaaagaaaaaggtttctaAATTATTAACTGTTCAAGAGGAATTATAGGCCTCAATCTAGAGAAAATACTAATTTATAAGAAATCTAAATCCTCAAAATAAAGAATGGAGtctttgtctccttttttttttttttttttctagtcctggggcttggactcagggcttgagcactttccttggcttctttttgctcaaggctagcactctgccaatttgagccatggcaccatttctggccttttctatatatgtgatgctgaggaatcgaacctagggcttcatttattatatgaggcaagcactcttgccactaggtcttattcccagcccctctttgtctCCTTTAAAACAAACTCTGAAAAAATATGTGTTTTTGCTTATTGTTTATTATATTGGTAAGAGGCTTTCCTAGGCTAGGGCTATCACttcagtgataagagtgcttgcctagcataaggCCCTAGGTCTAACTCTCTGCcacaggaaaaacaacaaaaaccagactaagtaatataaaactaaaaagatgggatctgggtactggtggctcatgcctataattctaactactcaggaaactgagatctgagggtcctgctttcaaagccagaccaggcaggaaagttcatgagaatcgtACCTCCAATAAACTtaaaactaccaaaagccagaaatggagctgtggctcaggtggtagagttctaaacctgagccaaagaagctcaaggacagtgcccaggcactgagttcaaggcccaggcccggcatacacacacacataaagttgGGAGCTATTATCAGTTAAAAATTAAGACAAcccggatgctggtggctcatgcctgtaatcctacctactcaggaggctgagatgaagatggtaaatcagcctgggcagaaaaatctgacatcttaattaaccagcaaatgccaGGAGTGGCTGGGAGAACAAGAgaagggtgacattgctcaaacatcaacgtactcattacctgacctattaATTATGTGTTGGGTTTTGtttatgttgccagtcctggggcttgaactcagggcctgagcactgtccctggcttctttgtgctcaaggctagcactctaccacttcagccacagcaccacttcagccttttctatatacatggtgctgaggaatcaaacccagggcttcatgtatgtgaggcaagcactctaccactaggccatattcccagcctctgcacATCATCATTTTaacaacaatttttattttaaaaagccagaagtagatcttatactcaagttgtagagtactgaccttcagtgaaaaagttaagcaagcttatcaggccctgaattcaaaccctagtattggcatgacaccaaacaaaaaagaacattaaGTTGTCCCAGGCAACTGGGAagataaaatctgaggatccagcacCACTACTAGGGGGATGgagacagaaggatcacaagttcaggAACAGCCTGGGTAAAGTTAGTAACACCTTATCTCAAagacagaataaaaacaaaaggagtaaAGTattgggtggctcacacctgtaatcctagctattctggagactgttatctgaggattgaggtttgaagccagcctgggaaggaaaagtccatgtgagTCTCATTGCcaaaattaaccatcagaattggagctgtggctcaagtagtagaggataagacttgagtgaaaaagctatggaaCAGCAAGCAGGAAacaccaggccccaagttcaagccccagaatgggcacaCAAAAAGGCTGAGGCCAcaagtcaagtggtagaatcctcaaccaagcatgaggccctggttcactCCTTACTACTGCTGCTTGGGAAAggaatgttttgggtttttttttttttttcttggtctgtcggttgtggggcttgaacttggcctgggtgctgtccctgagcttttcagctcaaggctagcactctatgtcttggttttggtggttaattggagctctttttttttttttttttgccagtcctggggcttgaactcagggcctgagcattgtccgtggcttcttttttgctcaaggctagcactctgccacttgagccacagcactacttctggcctttttgtatacaatgtggtgctgaggaatcaaaccagggcttcatgcatgcgagcactttaccactaggtcatattcccagccccttaattggagataagagtctcacacacttccctgcttgggttagcttcaaaccaacattctcagatctcagtctcctgagaagctaggatttataggcgtgagccactggcacccagcaaggaatgttttttatttgattaaaCAGTAATTGTGTCTGATTTTGCTAGGACAATGCCCAATGCTTCAGGGGAATTCTTTGTCATTTTAGAGTAACATAGTAGTAGCATAAATCATACCACTTACCACTAGAATCATAATTTAGGAAGTCTGAGAACTCCTGAGCCAATGTCTCATCGCTGGCAAAGGCACAGATGCAGGCAAAGAAATGAATGCATCTCTGGGCAGCCTCATCCTTGGAGGCACCAGACTTGTGCGATTTCAGTGTCTGGCAAGAGCAGAAGAAGCGGCGCTCTGGCAAACTTTTGGCACTGATTTTCTGCACAAAAGATGTATGCAAATATCCCAAGCTATGTTTCTGGCTTGCCTTGCATTTTACTACCAAGATGTTCTTAGTAATCCTCTGTACCAGGGGACCTGTGGGTTCGGTAGCCAACTGCCAGATCGTCTGTTTGGTTTCTGGGGAGGCCTGCATAGCATTCAGGACTGAGCTCTTCAGGGTTAGAGGTGTGGCCTCTGCCTGGCAGTTCACTGCCAGCTTGATGTGCTGGCACTGGTTTTCCACAACACCCTGAGTGGCAGCTTTTAAGCACGAGGGGACATAACACCGTCCAGAACTTAGCTGAGTGATGATTGTCCCATCCACAGTCTGGATTGTCGTCTCTGAAACACCTAGTTCCACAAAGCATCGGTAATCAGGGCCCCGGTCCCTTTGCCGCACAGAGTAGACCTGCAGATCGGAGCCTGTGATGATTTTGACAGCATCAACACTTGGCTGCTTTCGTGCACCATAGCGAAATATAGTTCCACATGTCTTGTTCTTACAGCTCAGGCCTCTGGTCCCATTGTATGTTCCACATCGGGGACACTTTCTGA is part of the Perognathus longimembris pacificus isolate PPM17 chromosome 8, ASM2315922v1, whole genome shotgun sequence genome and harbors:
- the C8H2orf42 gene encoding uncharacterized protein C2orf42 homolog isoform X1, whose product is MEPNSLRTKVPAFLSDLGKATLRGIRKCPRCGTYNGTRGLSCKNKTCGTIFRYGARKQPSVDAVKIITGSDLQVYSVRQRDRGPDYRCFVELGVSETTIQTVDGTIITQLSSGRCYVPSCLKAATQGVVENQCQHIKLAVNCQAEATPLTLKSSVLNAMQASPETKQTIWQLATEPTGPLVQRITKNILVVKCKASQKHSLGYLHTSFVQKISAKSLPERRFFCSCQTLKSHKSGASKDEAAQRCIHFFACICAFASDETLAQEFSDFLNYDSSGLRETLVPQLGCHSESTVSACETAASKPKKRKKDEVSGAQMNRSLIPQDAVSSSLRKSGLKKPVVASSLKRQVCGQLLDEAQVTLSFQDWLASVTERIHQTMHYQFDGKPEPLVFHIPQSFFDALQQRISIGSAKKRLPNSTTAFVRKDALPLGTFSKYTWHITNILQVKQILDTPEMPLEITRSFIQNRDGTYELFKCPKVEVESIAETYGRIEKQPVLRPLELKTFLKVGNTSPDQKEPTPFIIEWIPDILPQSKIGELRIKFEYGHHRNGHVADYQDQRPSLDQSLELAPLTTITFP
- the C8H2orf42 gene encoding uncharacterized protein C2orf42 homolog isoform X2, whose protein sequence is MEPNSLRTKVPAFLSDLGKATLRGIRKCPRCGTYNGTRGLSCKNKTCGTIFRYGARKQPSVDAVKIITGSDLQVYSVRQRDRGPDYRCFVELGVSETTIQTVDGTIITQLSSGRCYVPSCLKAATQGVVENQCQHIKLAVNCQAEATPLTLKSSVLNAMQASPETKQTIWQLATEPTGPLVQRITKNILVVKCKASQKHSLGYLHTSFVQKISAKSLPERRFFCSCQTLKSHKSGASKDEAAQRCIHFFACICAFASDETLAQEFSDFLNYDSSGLRETLVPQLGCHSESTVSACETAASKPKKRKKDEVSVCGQLLDEAQVTLSFQDWLASVTERIHQTMHYQFDGKPEPLVFHIPQSFFDALQQRISIGSAKKRLPNSTTAFVRKDALPLGTFSKYTWHITNILQVKQILDTPEMPLEITRSFIQNRDGTYELFKCPKVEVESIAETYGRIEKQPVLRPLELKTFLKVGNTSPDQKEPTPFIIEWIPDILPQSKIGELRIKFEYGHHRNGHVADYQDQRPSLDQSLELAPLTTITFP